In one window of Spiroplasma corruscae DNA:
- the lepA gene encoding translation elongation factor 4, which produces MDKNKIRNFSIIAHIDHGKSTLADRLLELTGSVQKRDMQEQLLDSMDIERERGITIKLNSVQLKYKAKDNQEYYLHLIDTPGHVDFTYEVSRSLAACEGALLVVDASQGIEAQTLANVYLAIDNNLEIIPIINKIDLPAADPDRVKDEIEKVIGIDCSEAPMISAKTGKNIEDVLEAIVKHIPSPRNANDNEELRALIFDSYYDKYRGVMVSIRIFSGTVKVGQSIRMMQSNAIYEVTEVGIKNPYEVKKNSLEAGEVGWLAASIKTVKDVHVGDTITTSENGAKEPLPGYKKLNPMVYCGIYPVDSSKYKDLKDALEKVTLSDSSLVYEQESSQSLGFGFRCGFLGLLHMDVIQERLEREYDLTLIATAPSVIYKITLTDDSIIEIDNPALLPEPQKVKIIEEPYVKVTIMTPDQYLGDLMGLCQDKRGNYLDIVYVDDNRRTLIYEMPLNEIVFDFFNKLKSISKGYASFDYDLLGYKQSKLVKMDVLLNSEIVDALSTIVHKDFAYNRGKNLVEKLKEIIPRQNFEVPIQAAIGSKVIARETIKAMRKNVLAKCYGGDISRKKKLLEKQKEGKKRMKAIGSVEVPQEAFIAVLKIDD; this is translated from the coding sequence ATGGATAAAAATAAAATTAGAAACTTCAGTATAATTGCCCATATTGATCACGGAAAATCTACTTTAGCAGATAGGTTATTAGAACTAACTGGTAGTGTTCAGAAAAGGGATATGCAAGAACAATTACTTGATTCAATGGATATTGAAAGAGAAAGAGGAATAACTATTAAGTTAAACTCTGTTCAGTTAAAGTATAAAGCAAAAGATAATCAAGAATATTATTTACACTTAATTGATACACCTGGTCACGTTGACTTTACATATGAGGTTTCAAGAAGTTTAGCAGCATGTGAAGGCGCATTGTTGGTAGTTGATGCAAGTCAAGGAATAGAGGCACAAACATTGGCTAATGTTTATTTAGCAATTGATAATAACTTAGAAATAATACCTATAATTAATAAAATAGATTTACCAGCAGCAGATCCAGATAGAGTTAAAGACGAAATTGAAAAAGTAATTGGTATTGATTGTAGTGAAGCACCAATGATTAGTGCAAAAACAGGAAAAAATATTGAAGATGTTTTAGAAGCAATAGTAAAGCATATCCCGTCACCAAGAAATGCAAATGATAATGAAGAATTAAGAGCACTTATTTTTGATTCATATTACGATAAGTATAGAGGTGTTATGGTTTCTATACGTATATTTTCAGGAACGGTTAAAGTTGGTCAATCTATTAGAATGATGCAATCAAATGCTATTTATGAAGTTACTGAAGTAGGGATTAAAAATCCATATGAAGTTAAAAAAAACTCATTAGAAGCAGGAGAGGTGGGTTGATTAGCTGCATCAATTAAAACCGTTAAGGATGTTCATGTTGGTGATACTATTACAACTAGTGAAAATGGTGCTAAGGAGCCATTACCTGGATATAAAAAATTAAATCCCATGGTTTATTGCGGAATTTACCCAGTTGATAGTTCTAAATATAAAGATTTAAAAGATGCATTAGAGAAAGTAACTTTAAGTGATTCAAGTCTTGTTTATGAACAAGAAAGTTCTCAATCGCTTGGTTTCGGATTTAGATGTGGCTTTTTAGGTTTATTACATATGGATGTAATTCAAGAAAGACTTGAAAGAGAATATGATCTAACTTTAATAGCAACAGCTCCTTCTGTTATTTATAAAATAACATTAACTGACGATTCAATTATTGAAATAGATAATCCAGCGCTTTTACCAGAACCACAAAAAGTTAAGATAATAGAAGAACCCTATGTCAAGGTAACTATTATGACTCCTGATCAATATTTAGGAGATTTAATGGGATTATGCCAGGATAAAAGAGGAAATTATTTAGATATTGTATATGTTGATGATAATAGAAGAACATTAATTTATGAAATGCCTTTAAACGAAATAGTATTTGATTTTTTTAATAAACTTAAGTCAATATCAAAAGGTTATGCATCATTTGACTATGATTTATTAGGTTATAAGCAATCTAAACTTGTAAAAATGGATGTTTTATTAAATAGCGAAATAGTTGATGCTTTATCAACAATCGTACATAAAGATTTTGCTTATAATAGAGGAAAAAATTTAGTTGAAAAACTAAAAGAAATCATCCCAAGACAAAATTTTGAAGTACCCATTCAAGCCGCAATTGGGAGTAAAGTAATAGCTCGTGAAACTATTAAAGCTATGAGAAAAAATGTTCTTGCAAAATGTTATGGTGGAGATATTTCACGTAAGAAAAAGCTACTTGAGAAACAAAAAGAAGGAAAAAAAAGAATGAAGGCAATAGGTTCTGTTGAAGTACCTCAAGAAGCCTTTATTGCAGTTTTGAAAATAGATGACTAA
- a CDS encoding DUF402 domain-containing protein codes for MDSNKQKLTTVHAYKHNGNLYRSWENIKISPQSSEDVLIAINEDVIITEFNGRKWKTSEPALWFFFPNEWFNIICMFKDKGIQYYCNIASPILVEDNTVKYIDYDLDLKVFNDFSYKILDLKEFNRNRINWNYSREIVEKVWASIDELKRRLKENDNIFNHEFVKELWKNRK; via the coding sequence GTGGATTCTAATAAGCAAAAGTTAACAACTGTCCACGCTTATAAACATAATGGTAATTTATATAGATCCTGAGAAAATATTAAAATCTCACCCCAATCCTCAGAAGATGTACTTATTGCTATTAATGAGGATGTAATAATTACTGAGTTTAATGGAAGAAAATGAAAAACATCAGAGCCTGCACTTTGATTCTTCTTTCCTAATGAATGATTTAATATAATATGTATGTTTAAAGATAAGGGGATACAGTATTATTGTAATATTGCTTCTCCCATTTTAGTTGAAGATAACACAGTAAAATATATTGATTATGATTTAGACCTAAAAGTTTTTAATGACTTTAGTTATAAAATTTTAGACTTAAAAGAGTTTAATAGAAATAGAATTAATTGAAATTACTCAAGAGAAATAGTCGAAAAGGTATGAGCAAGTATTGATGAACTAAAAAGAAGATTAAAAGAGAATGATAATATATTTAATCATGAATTTGTAAAAGAGTTATGAAAAAATCGAAAATAA
- a CDS encoding Fic family protein → MQNKDNLYHIEDIEFNIDNFVEKSKIIKEKFKLYNKYMEFCPFDTQYLIMQLLKYEARNSNLIEGIYTSDIDLLTSEDPSSKKITNYLSSLKEAINDYQKNKIYTLDSFLKMHKNLFKNIISTDAINATPGLLRVRNAQIANHNPPKPIYIEEYMKQLINWLNEDSKWDKYPNELKCPIKVAIAHAYFEKIHPFSDGNGRVGRILINLIFNSFNLSNNSYFFISKSILENQFEYYMQLEKLDNNKDYNNWILFFLDLIIEQLDTNIKVIKNSLQLLIKIKNDLLLEDSNLMRNLKNKILKFISRYPIFTITKLKSYIFDNNSEVSDKEFQKAFEDIKDKYNIKKIKDTSFYEFIDVVKIIV, encoded by the coding sequence ATGCAGAATAAAGATAATTTATATCACATTGAGGATATAGAATTTAATATAGATAACTTTGTTGAAAAAAGTAAGATTATTAAGGAAAAATTTAAGCTATATAATAAATATATGGAATTCTGTCCTTTTGATACACAGTATTTAATAATGCAGCTTTTAAAGTATGAAGCAAGGAACTCAAATTTAATTGAAGGTATATACACTAGTGACATTGATTTATTAACTAGCGAAGACCCATCAAGTAAAAAGATTACTAATTATTTAAGCAGTCTAAAAGAAGCTATTAATGATTATCAAAAAAATAAAATTTATACATTAGATTCATTCTTAAAAATGCATAAAAACTTGTTTAAGAATATAATATCTACAGACGCAATTAATGCAACCCCTGGATTATTAAGAGTAAGAAATGCTCAAATTGCAAATCATAATCCTCCAAAACCAATTTATATAGAAGAATATATGAAGCAGTTAATTAATTGATTGAATGAGGATTCGAAATGAGATAAATATCCTAATGAATTAAAATGTCCAATAAAAGTTGCAATTGCTCATGCATACTTTGAAAAAATACATCCTTTTTCTGACGGAAATGGAAGAGTTGGAAGAATATTAATTAATCTAATATTCAACTCTTTTAACTTATCAAATAATTCGTATTTCTTTATTTCTAAATCCATATTGGAAAACCAGTTTGAATATTATATGCAGCTTGAAAAGCTAGATAATAACAAGGATTATAATAATTGGATACTATTTTTTTTAGACCTAATAATTGAACAACTTGATACAAATATTAAAGTTATTAAAAATAGTTTGCAACTACTTATAAAAATTAAAAATGACTTACTACTTGAAGATAGTAATTTAATGAGAAATCTTAAAAATAAGATATTAAAATTTATTTCAAGATACCCAATCTTTACAATTACAAAGCTAAAAAGTTATATTTTTGATAACAATAGTGAAGTCAGTGATAAAGAATTCCAAAAAGCATTCGAAGATATAAAAGATAAATATAATATTAAGAAAATTAAAGATACTTCATTTTATGAATTTATAGATGTTGTAAAAATAATAGTTTAA
- a CDS encoding SDR family NAD(P)-dependent oxidoreductase — protein MKLNKIKWLDNNGYIVVTGASKGLGFAYVKELLEANYNIICVSRNTDNLNKLKDTFKLKDKQLMLFNYDLSIVDEVYKFFEKIKNYDISVIINNAGYGLYGEFKDANLDKELNMIDLNIKSLQILTKLFLNLFNRKDYGRIINIASMASFSPGGPFYSTYYATKSYVLSLGQSINTELKKSKSKVRVVTICPGPLKTEFWKNSLSEKKYKNKEDLKVKTISLQKFAIKSLFKALKVKNKNYILVGVKNKILKRCTKVFSENIILNNVYKFQKSKLV, from the coding sequence ATGAAATTAAATAAAATAAAATGATTAGATAATAATGGGTATATTGTTGTAACTGGAGCAAGTAAAGGTTTAGGCTTTGCATATGTTAAAGAATTATTAGAGGCTAATTATAATATAATTTGTGTATCAAGAAATACAGATAACTTAAATAAATTAAAGGATACCTTTAAACTAAAAGATAAACAACTTATGTTATTCAATTACGATCTAAGCATTGTTGATGAAGTATATAAGTTCTTTGAAAAAATTAAAAATTATGATATTTCTGTAATTATCAATAATGCAGGTTATGGTTTATATGGTGAGTTTAAAGATGCAAACCTAGATAAAGAATTAAATATGATTGATCTTAATATAAAATCATTACAAATTCTTACTAAGTTATTCTTAAATCTTTTTAATAGAAAAGATTATGGAAGAATAATTAATATTGCAAGTATGGCTTCTTTCTCTCCAGGTGGTCCTTTTTATTCTACTTACTACGCTACAAAATCATATGTATTAAGTCTTGGTCAGTCAATTAACACAGAACTTAAAAAATCAAAATCAAAAGTAAGGGTAGTGACGATTTGTCCTGGACCACTAAAAACTGAGTTTTGGAAAAATAGTCTTTCAGAAAAAAAGTATAAGAATAAAGAAGATTTAAAAGTTAAAACAATTAGTTTACAAAAGTTTGCAATAAAAAGCTTATTTAAAGCACTAAAAGTAAAAAATAAAAACTATATATTAGTTGGAGTAAAAAATAAAATCTTAAAAAGGTGTACAAAAGTATTTTCTGAAAATATTATCTTAAACAATGTCTATAAGTTTCAAAAGAGCAAACTAGTTTAA